The Pocillopora verrucosa isolate sample1 chromosome 14, ASM3666991v2, whole genome shotgun sequence genome has a segment encoding these proteins:
- the LOC131784348 gene encoding beta-1 adrenergic receptor-like has protein sequence MNTSCLEERLSSAASIVLSLWFSFSGLAAVTGNGLMLWLFYKNKSLRTISNRFLASLSLADFVVGSVVDPVWIVVRCLIQPPVQSISFDVINLLWTHTTAATTFNLCCVSVDRFISIRFPFRYQDIVTKKRCYTVIISVWLFSSGLPFSTTTVNDMGYVVAELLSALAFIIFAVPLLVVSLVYICIFKEAKEILRGISAEKITGNYDENIRVRAKQNFKAIKTVGLVLGTCITTWLPSFVLLLLHFYYSKANHNCKRNKLIFVVWPWVEAVAFTSSAINPLIYYFRNQEFRRAFRSTFRNLSSRFNEENELETVKKRKRNHSIGNGVVTGNLAVQKTEF, from the coding sequence ATGAATACTAGTTGTTTGGAAGAACGATTAAGCAGTGCAGCATCCATTGTTCTATCATTGTGGTTCTCTTTCTCCGGTTTAGCAGCTGTAACAGGAAATGGACTTATGTTATGGCtgttttacaaaaacaaatcgTTAAGAACAATTTCCAACCGATTTTTAGCTTCCTTATCTTTGGCAGACTTTGTCGTTGGTTCTGTTGTTGACCCTGTGTGGATCGTCGTTAGATGCTTGATTCAGCCACCAGTTCAGAGCATTTCATTCGATGTTATAAACTTGCTATGGACTCACACAACCGCTGCCACGACTTTCAACTTGTGCTGTGTTTCTGTTGACAGATTCATTTCGATTCGGTTTCCTTTCCGTTATCAGGACATTGTAACGAAGAAAAGATGTTACACAGTGATAATCTCGGTCTGGCTCTTCTCGTCAGGTCTTCCTTTCTCTACGACGACGGTAAATGACATGGGATATGTTGTGGCAGAATTGCTTTCAGCCCTGGCTTTTATAATATTCGCTGTTCCTCTTTTAGTGGTCAGTCTTGTGTACATCTGTATTTTCAAAGAGGCTAAGGAAATATTAAGAGGAATATCGGCTGAGAAAATAACTGGAAACTACGACGAGAATATTCGAGTTcgagcaaaacaaaatttcaaagccaTCAAGACAGTTGGTTTAGTTTTAGGTACTTGTATTACCACATGGTTACCCAGTTTCGTTCTGCTGTTACTTCACTTTTACTATTCTAAAGCAAATCACAACTGTAAACGTAATAAATTGATCTTTGTTGTATGGCCATGGGTGGAGGCCGTTGCCTTTACCTCATCAGCGATCAACCCTTTGATATATTACTTTCGAAATCAAGAGTTTCGCCGAGCGTTTCGCAGTACTTTTCGCAATTTATCCTCTCGATTCAACGAAGAGAATGAACTTGAAACTGtgaaaaaacgaaaacgaaatcATTCCATTGGAAACGGTGTAGTTACTGGCAATTTAGCGGTTCAAAAAACGGAGTTCTGA